From the genome of Rathayibacter sp. VKM Ac-2759, one region includes:
- a CDS encoding HIT domain-containing protein, producing the protein MAGDPRAAESAAEERVPEGAEGSAHLAGVPDEFQRLWTPHRMVYIQKGQPGAHDCPFCVAPTLSDEEALIVARGEHAYVLLNLFPYNSGHLLVCPYRHIPLYDEATPEEVAEIGALTQTAMRVIREVSNNDGFNLGMNQGAVAGAGIAAHLHQHVVPRWATDANFFPIIARTKALPQLLGDVRASIAAAWPVD; encoded by the coding sequence ATGGCCGGCGATCCCCGGGCGGCGGAGTCCGCCGCCGAGGAGCGCGTCCCCGAGGGCGCGGAGGGCTCCGCGCACCTCGCGGGCGTCCCCGACGAGTTCCAGCGCCTGTGGACCCCGCATCGCATGGTCTACATCCAGAAGGGTCAGCCCGGTGCCCACGACTGCCCCTTCTGCGTCGCTCCCACGCTCAGCGACGAGGAGGCGCTCATCGTCGCCCGCGGCGAGCACGCCTACGTGCTGCTCAACCTCTTCCCCTACAACTCCGGCCACCTCCTGGTCTGCCCGTACCGCCACATCCCGCTGTACGACGAGGCCACCCCCGAAGAAGTGGCCGAGATCGGGGCGCTCACCCAGACCGCGATGCGCGTCATCCGCGAGGTGTCGAACAACGACGGCTTCAACCTCGGGATGAACCAGGGCGCGGTCGCCGGAGCCGGGATCGCCGCGCACCTGCACCAGCACGTGGTGCCGCGCTGGGCGACCGACGCCAACTTCTTCCCGATCATCGCCCGCACCAAGGCGCTGCCGCAGCTGCTCGGCGACGTCCGGGCGAGCATCGCCGCAGCCTGGCCGGTCGACTAG
- the pdxS gene encoding pyridoxal 5'-phosphate synthase lyase subunit PdxS, giving the protein MTDTTPSSSSAPEQFGSSRVKRGLAEMLKGGVIMDVVNAEQARIAEDAGAVAVMALERVPADIRSQGGVARMSDPDLIDGIVAAVSIPVMAKARIGHFVEAQILQELGVDYIDESEVLSPADYVNHIDKWKFTVPFVCGATNLGEALRRITEGAAMIRSKGEAGTGDVSEATKHIRTISAEVNRLKSLTHDELYVAAKELQAPYDLVVEIARTGKLPVVLFTAGGVATPADAALMMQLGADGVFVGSGVFKSGEPAKRAAAIVKATTFYDDAKVVAEASRGLGEAMVGINVADVPAPHRLSERGW; this is encoded by the coding sequence ATGACTGACACCACTCCTTCGTCCTCGTCCGCCCCCGAGCAGTTCGGCTCGAGCCGCGTCAAGCGCGGGCTCGCCGAGATGCTCAAGGGCGGCGTCATCATGGACGTCGTCAACGCCGAGCAGGCCCGCATCGCGGAGGACGCGGGAGCGGTCGCCGTCATGGCGCTCGAGCGCGTCCCCGCCGACATCCGCTCGCAGGGCGGCGTCGCGCGGATGAGCGACCCCGACCTCATCGACGGCATCGTCGCTGCGGTCTCCATCCCCGTCATGGCGAAGGCGCGCATCGGCCACTTCGTCGAGGCGCAGATCCTGCAGGAGCTCGGCGTCGACTACATCGACGAGTCCGAGGTCCTGTCGCCCGCCGACTACGTGAACCACATCGACAAGTGGAAGTTCACGGTCCCCTTCGTCTGCGGTGCCACGAACCTGGGCGAGGCGCTGCGCCGCATCACCGAGGGCGCGGCGATGATCCGCTCCAAGGGCGAGGCGGGCACCGGCGACGTCTCCGAGGCCACCAAGCACATCCGCACCATCTCGGCCGAGGTCAACCGCCTGAAGTCCCTCACCCACGACGAGCTCTACGTCGCGGCGAAGGAGCTGCAGGCCCCCTACGACCTGGTCGTCGAGATCGCGCGCACCGGCAAGCTGCCCGTCGTGCTGTTCACGGCCGGCGGCGTCGCGACTCCGGCCGATGCCGCGCTGATGATGCAGCTCGGCGCCGACGGCGTGTTCGTGGGCTCCGGTGTCTTCAAGTCGGGCGAGCCCGCGAAGCGCGCCGCGGCGATCGTGAAGGCGACGACGTTCTACGACGACGCGAAGGTCGTCGCGGAGGCGTCCCGCGGACTCGGCGAGGCGATGGTCGGCATCAACGTGGCCGATGTGCCCGCGCCGCACCGCCTCTCCGAGCGTGGCTGGTAG
- the pdxT gene encoding pyridoxal 5'-phosphate synthase glutaminase subunit PdxT, with amino-acid sequence MAGSAQAPVAGEGETRESLEGLRVGVLALQGDFREHAHVLRELGADVVLVRRPSELESVAGLVIPGGESTVMDKLSRLFGLADPVKEAIAAGLPVYGTCAGLIMLADRVLDRIDGQSSFGGLDVTVRRNAFGNQLDSFETDLDIPAIGDPPMHAVFIRAPIVEDVGERATALASVADGRVVAVEQGSLLGTSFHPEITGDYRFHELFLRKVAATRFGA; translated from the coding sequence GTGGCTGGTAGCGCGCAGGCGCCCGTCGCGGGGGAGGGCGAGACGCGCGAGTCCCTCGAGGGCCTCCGCGTCGGTGTCCTCGCCCTCCAGGGCGACTTCCGCGAGCACGCCCACGTGCTGCGCGAGCTCGGCGCCGACGTCGTGCTGGTCCGCCGCCCTTCCGAACTGGAATCGGTCGCCGGTCTCGTGATCCCGGGCGGCGAGTCCACGGTGATGGACAAGCTGTCGCGGCTCTTCGGCCTCGCCGATCCGGTCAAGGAGGCGATCGCCGCGGGCCTGCCGGTCTACGGCACCTGCGCCGGGCTCATCATGCTCGCCGACCGCGTCCTCGACCGCATCGACGGCCAGTCGAGCTTCGGCGGTCTCGACGTGACCGTGCGCCGCAACGCCTTCGGCAACCAGCTCGACTCCTTCGAGACGGATCTCGACATCCCCGCCATCGGCGACCCGCCGATGCACGCGGTGTTCATCCGCGCGCCGATCGTCGAGGACGTGGGGGAGCGGGCGACCGCGCTCGCCTCCGTCGCGGACGGCCGCGTCGTCGCCGTCGAGCAGGGCAGCCTGCTCGGCACCTCCTTCCACCCCGAGATCACCGGCGACTACCGCTTCCACGAGCTGTTCCTGCGGAAGGTCGCGGCGACCCGCTTCGGGGCCTGA
- a CDS encoding DNA-formamidopyrimidine glycosylase family protein, whose amino-acid sequence MPELPEVQALARDLDERLGGRVLESLSVYAISALKTVAIPPSSLAGRTVHGVTRHGKFLDLAIGDAHVLLHLARAGWVRWRPERPTAPVKPGRGPLAARLVLEDGSGFDITEAGTKKSLALSIVADPRDVPGVARLGPDPLDPAFTEEILGAILATAGRAQLKGVLRDQSRIAGIGNAYSDEILHVARMSPFKPASVTPEELDRLYTALRYTLEEALTRAEGLHAADLKREKKLGMRVHGRTGEPCPVCGDTVRQVIFADSTLQYCPTCQTGGKPLADRVLSRLLR is encoded by the coding sequence ATGCCCGAACTCCCCGAAGTGCAGGCGCTCGCGCGCGACCTCGACGAACGGCTCGGCGGCCGCGTCCTCGAGAGCCTCAGCGTGTACGCGATCTCGGCGCTCAAGACCGTCGCGATCCCGCCGTCGTCCCTCGCGGGGCGGACGGTCCACGGAGTGACCCGGCACGGCAAGTTCCTCGACCTGGCGATCGGCGACGCCCACGTGCTCCTGCACCTCGCGCGCGCCGGCTGGGTGCGCTGGCGTCCCGAGCGGCCCACCGCTCCCGTCAAGCCCGGCCGCGGCCCGCTCGCGGCGCGCCTGGTCCTCGAGGACGGCTCCGGCTTCGACATCACCGAGGCGGGCACCAAGAAGAGCCTCGCGCTCTCGATCGTCGCCGACCCGCGCGACGTCCCCGGCGTCGCCCGCCTCGGACCGGACCCGCTCGATCCCGCCTTCACCGAGGAGATCCTCGGAGCGATCCTCGCGACGGCGGGCCGCGCCCAGCTCAAGGGAGTCCTCCGCGACCAGTCGCGCATCGCGGGGATCGGCAACGCCTACTCCGACGAGATCCTGCACGTCGCGCGCATGTCGCCGTTCAAGCCCGCCTCGGTGACACCCGAGGAGCTCGACCGCCTCTACACCGCCCTCCGCTACACCCTCGAGGAGGCGCTGACGCGCGCCGAGGGCCTGCACGCCGCCGACCTCAAACGCGAGAAGAAGCTCGGCATGCGGGTCCACGGCCGCACCGGCGAACCGTGCCCGGTCTGCGGCGACACCGTCCGCCAGGTGATCTTCGCCGACTCCACCCTCCAGTACTGCCCCACCTGTCAGACGGGCGGGAAGCCGCTCGCCGACCGCGTCCTCTCGCGGTTGCTGCGCTGA